Proteins from a genomic interval of Methanoplanus endosymbiosus:
- a CDS encoding COG1361 S-layer family protein, with product MKKISLYLFVVFLVFAAVIIPVSAGDKFYSNGPELSAAVQGTNELAPGLDGSIVILVENRGLIDMKFVKATDITPDYSPTTAKAVKATLISGNSPLTVKSDPQILGDIPSGYYKPAEFEINIPQDAKEGDYELLLKVDYDYMYNADQSGTDEISYTFKKVSEEIPVRIVIKPSLHLSIKSVRSEELYAGGEGYVTMEIKNDGSDDGTETAVFIQPVGKSPVTPVEDSVYVGDMNSGDSVSVRFKVSVSKDADPTQVYPMQVYATYNNYEDQIEKTAPVSVGIGFKGKIRFKSTGDPTVVSSGEDALIYVTYKNTGDSTAYQAEGRISVVDPFSSDDSNVYLGDLKPGDSVQGVYKVKVSADATAKEYALDSEVRYNDAENNNYVSDTVKVLVTVDKKSDSMMLIAGFLVLVILLGVGAWFYSKKKNGK from the coding sequence ATGAAAAAAATATCTTTATATCTCTTTGTTGTATTTCTTGTATTTGCAGCAGTTATAATCCCTGTATCAGCCGGTGATAAATTCTATTCCAACGGGCCTGAACTGTCTGCGGCAGTCCAGGGGACAAATGAGCTGGCTCCGGGACTTGATGGGAGCATTGTAATTCTCGTTGAGAACCGCGGCCTTATAGATATGAAATTTGTCAAGGCAACGGACATTACTCCGGATTACAGCCCGACAACAGCAAAAGCTGTTAAGGCAACTTTAATCTCCGGGAATTCTCCTCTGACTGTAAAATCTGATCCGCAGATATTAGGGGATATTCCTTCCGGCTATTACAAACCGGCAGAATTTGAGATCAATATTCCGCAGGATGCAAAGGAAGGAGATTATGAGCTTCTCCTGAAGGTCGATTATGATTATATGTACAATGCTGATCAGTCAGGAACGGATGAGATATCATATACCTTCAAAAAAGTATCTGAGGAAATTCCGGTGAGGATAGTCATCAAACCGTCACTTCACCTCAGCATTAAGAGTGTACGTTCTGAGGAGCTTTATGCCGGAGGTGAGGGTTACGTCACAATGGAGATTAAAAATGACGGCTCTGATGATGGTACAGAGACCGCGGTATTCATTCAGCCGGTAGGAAAAAGCCCTGTTACTCCGGTGGAGGACAGTGTATATGTCGGTGATATGAACTCCGGAGATTCAGTCAGTGTCAGGTTTAAAGTCTCAGTCTCAAAGGATGCTGACCCGACTCAGGTCTATCCGATGCAGGTCTATGCAACATATAATAATTATGAGGACCAGATAGAGAAGACCGCCCCTGTATCTGTCGGAATTGGATTTAAAGGAAAGATCCGGTTTAAGTCAACCGGAGATCCGACTGTGGTCAGTTCCGGTGAAGATGCATTAATATATGTCACATACAAAAATACCGGCGATTCCACTGCATATCAGGCAGAGGGGAGAATTAGCGTGGTTGATCCCTTCTCCAGCGATGACTCAAATGTCTATCTTGGTGATTTAAAACCCGGAGATTCGGTGCAGGGTGTCTATAAGGTAAAAGTATCTGCCGATGCAACTGCAAAGGAATATGCACTTGACTCTGAAGTCCGCTATAATGACGCTGAAAACAATAATTATGTCTCAGATACTGTTAAAGTTTTAGTGACTGTTGATAAGAAGTCAGACAGTATGATGTTAATTGCCGGATTTCTGGTGCTTGTCATCCTTCTCGGAGTGGGTGCATGGTTCTATTCAAAAAAGAAGAACGGTAAATAA
- a CDS encoding 4Fe-4S binding protein yields the protein MDIRKNLRKIISGGFGVTALATQPACAAVCPRGRSECPFPGRCSLYIDADGNSLCDYTSADIEAESQASSLAGTADSDVPGTVNNVSNGTSVSESLSDGGRMRIRGGGDTVDSVSGVNDTISGINPADIASFILIAIAMSAIFYLIYLKMNNKDVTENKLILLRIGYILPPFAVLYLLLNHPEIAGIPEKTADIIDLYFGMVYLAVGTVIASYLHKKEKMSRNVSIPFLMLTVLVGFLFVAPLAPDGFSSQVKNLLSVNIVTLGFISLVFISATVLISGRVFCGHICPVGALQELLSKIPVNKINIRNNNFPKVVRLFVFIVFIAGGILSLGISEYTGTSYFFGLIFSSVGFYIFSAFLIISLFIYRPFCRFVCPYGLIFSLFGIFSRNKIQRTDSCINCGKCERICPAGVAGRDAAKDECYLCGRCLDVCPVDGALEYGLSKTLSAPEKSAVSPVREELREELREELREELREQ from the coding sequence TGATGCAGACGGCAATTCCCTCTGTGATTATACATCTGCCGATATTGAAGCTGAATCGCAGGCATCATCATTAGCCGGCACTGCTGATTCTGATGTACCCGGCACGGTCAATAATGTCAGCAACGGCACTTCTGTCAGTGAAAGTCTTTCAGATGGCGGAAGAATGAGAATAAGGGGTGGCGGAGATACTGTAGATTCTGTTTCCGGGGTGAATGATACAATTTCGGGGATAAATCCGGCTGACATTGCGTCATTTATTCTTATTGCAATTGCAATGTCTGCAATATTTTATCTGATATATCTGAAGATGAACAATAAGGACGTAACTGAGAATAAGCTTATTCTTCTTAGAATTGGATATATTCTGCCACCTTTTGCAGTATTATATCTTTTATTAAACCACCCCGAAATTGCAGGTATTCCTGAAAAGACAGCTGATATTATTGATCTCTATTTTGGGATGGTATATCTTGCTGTTGGAACCGTTATTGCTTCATATCTTCATAAAAAAGAGAAAATGTCCCGTAATGTCAGCATTCCGTTTTTAATGCTTACAGTGCTTGTCGGCTTTTTATTTGTTGCCCCGCTTGCACCTGACGGATTTTCATCACAGGTGAAAAATCTCCTCTCGGTTAATATAGTTACACTTGGTTTTATATCGCTGGTATTTATTTCTGCAACTGTTCTTATATCAGGCAGGGTATTTTGCGGGCACATCTGCCCTGTAGGGGCATTGCAGGAGTTGTTATCCAAAATTCCGGTTAATAAGATTAATATCCGGAATAATAATTTCCCAAAGGTTGTCCGGTTATTTGTTTTTATTGTGTTCATTGCCGGAGGTATTTTATCACTGGGCATATCTGAATATACCGGCACTTCATATTTCTTCGGGCTTATCTTTTCTTCAGTTGGATTTTACATATTTTCAGCTTTTCTGATAATTTCCCTGTTTATATACAGGCCATTTTGCAGGTTTGTATGCCCTTATGGTCTGATATTTTCATTGTTTGGCATATTCAGCAGGAATAAAATCCAAAGGACTGACTCCTGCATTAACTGCGGGAAATGTGAAAGAATCTGTCCTGCCGGTGTGGCAGGAAGGGATGCTGCAAAGGATGAATGTTATCTCTGCGGCAGGTGTCTTGATGTCTGCCCGGTTGATGGTGCACTGGAATACGGCCTCTCCAAAACCTTAAGTGCTCCGGAAAAATCAGCCGTTTCCCCAGTCCGGGAAGAGTTACGTGAAGAGTTACGGGAAGAGTTACGGGAAGAGTTACGGGAACAGTAA
- a CDS encoding COG1361 S-layer family protein, protein MIIFDIINLSFRKRKENVTPILPHTRFSGNLRPSLTGCLIAAILVICMLAMPVSGAGEKFIWSEPQLTATIEGSYEFFPGNTYSVTVLIENMAVDTEELLALDYPMMEIDPADALGTDAALTSGDAPVIVKSDSYMVGNIGQGESLTVTYSIYVNDGAEAGSYNLVLMTESRYVFSSYFDESGELRYDFRNSIQETEIPVKIKGKFIPEELNVTTENLNSGKEGYINVGFINSGYAFGKDAEAEIILSPYAPVTVEEGSVYLGDIASGDAGSARFKAIVSGDVESGIYPAEFIVIYTDEFGNSAQSEVAVIGIPVGKGPKFEVLSEEITFSPGDTGSVCVEYRNTGDATAYGANSRITAKSPFTAVTDSVILGDISPGETVTAEYKLSLDGKAILKPYALNSEIKYRDEYDNLCLSDELKVELIAVQKSGIGELITNPVVDALILAVILFGIYFVLRKKNQK, encoded by the coding sequence ATGATAATATTTGATATTATAAATTTATCATTCCGGAAGAGAAAAGAGAATGTCACACCCATTCTGCCCCATACTCGGTTTTCAGGCAATCTGAGACCTTCCCTGACCGGTTGTCTTATTGCTGCCATTCTGGTGATCTGCATGCTGGCTATGCCTGTATCCGGTGCGGGAGAGAAATTTATCTGGAGTGAACCACAGCTTACTGCGACAATTGAAGGATCGTATGAGTTCTTCCCCGGAAATACATACTCTGTGACTGTTCTGATTGAGAATATGGCTGTTGATACCGAGGAGCTTCTTGCCCTTGATTATCCAATGATGGAGATTGATCCGGCAGATGCACTTGGCACTGATGCAGCGTTAACGTCCGGAGATGCACCTGTAATTGTAAAGAGTGACAGTTATATGGTTGGCAATATCGGGCAGGGTGAGAGCCTTACTGTTACATACAGCATTTATGTTAATGATGGGGCGGAGGCAGGCAGTTATAATCTGGTCCTGATGACTGAATCCAGGTATGTTTTTTCCAGTTATTTTGATGAGTCCGGGGAGTTGAGGTACGATTTCAGAAATTCTATTCAGGAGACTGAAATTCCGGTGAAGATAAAGGGGAAATTTATTCCGGAGGAACTGAATGTCACAACGGAAAATCTGAATTCCGGAAAGGAGGGTTACATAAATGTCGGTTTTATCAATTCCGGTTATGCCTTTGGAAAGGATGCCGAAGCAGAGATCATTCTGTCTCCCTATGCTCCGGTAACAGTTGAGGAAGGCAGTGTATATCTTGGTGATATAGCTTCAGGAGATGCAGGCAGTGCGAGGTTTAAGGCGATTGTTTCCGGTGATGTGGAGAGCGGCATATATCCGGCTGAGTTTATTGTAATATATACTGACGAATTTGGTAATTCAGCACAGTCTGAGGTGGCAGTAATCGGGATTCCGGTTGGCAAAGGGCCGAAATTTGAGGTTTTATCTGAAGAAATTACATTCTCTCCGGGAGATACCGGAAGTGTCTGTGTTGAGTACAGAAATACCGGAGATGCAACTGCATATGGTGCAAATTCAAGAATTACTGCGAAAAGTCCGTTTACAGCAGTGACCGATTCAGTAATTCTTGGTGACATCTCACCCGGAGAGACGGTCACTGCCGAATATAAACTTTCTCTTGACGGAAAGGCAATTTTAAAGCCCTATGCCTTAAATTCCGAGATAAAATACCGGGATGAATATGATAATCTCTGCCTCTCTGATGAACTGAAGGTGGAGTTAATTGCGGTACAGAAATCCGGCATTGGAGAATTAATTACAAATCCTGTGGTGGATGCTCTTATACTGGCTGTTATTCTCTTTGGTATTTATTTTGTACTGAGGAAGAAGAATCAGAAATGA